The Triticum aestivum cultivar Chinese Spring chromosome 3A, IWGSC CS RefSeq v2.1, whole genome shotgun sequence genome includes a region encoding these proteins:
- the LOC123059394 gene encoding cysteine-rich and transmembrane domain-containing protein WIH1 → MENERNNQAPPPPPGYYPSAAAEQRQAGGGKKGRRGSTKSKGEKGFIEGCLAALCCCWICEMCCD, encoded by the exons ATGGAGAACGAGAGGAACAACCAGGCTCCGCCACCGCCCCCAG GCTACTACCCGTCGGCGGCTGCGGAGCAACGGCAAGCCGGCGGCGGGAAGAAGGGCCGCCGGGGAAGCACCAAATCCAAGGGCGAGAAGGGATTCATCGAGGGATG CCTGGCGGCGTTGTGCTGTTGCTGGATCTGCGAGATGTGCTGCGACTAA